A DNA window from Hymenobacter aquaticus contains the following coding sequences:
- a CDS encoding phage tail protein yields the protein MDEYIGIVKLFGGNFAPRDWAFCNGQLLPINQYQALFAVIGTFYGGNGTTNFALPNLNGRVAVGMGQSQSQTNYTIGQVGGVETVTLTTQQMPAHTHQLVGNTATGNVASPAGAMLGAATGSISTGDEVTVNPYTTTTPGTPTPMSPSAIAPVGGSQAHENRPPFLALNYIICLNGVFPSRS from the coding sequence ATGGACGAGTACATTGGCATCGTTAAATTATTCGGCGGCAACTTCGCTCCCCGGGACTGGGCCTTCTGCAATGGTCAGCTGCTGCCCATCAATCAGTACCAAGCCCTGTTTGCCGTCATCGGCACGTTTTACGGGGGCAACGGCACCACCAATTTCGCCCTGCCAAATCTGAACGGCCGCGTGGCCGTGGGCATGGGTCAAAGCCAAAGTCAAACCAACTACACCATCGGCCAGGTCGGCGGGGTAGAGACGGTAACGCTGACGACTCAGCAGATGCCGGCTCACACCCACCAGCTGGTGGGCAACACGGCCACTGGCAACGTGGCCTCCCCCGCCGGGGCCATGCTGGGCGCGGCCACCGGCTCGATCAGCACCGGCGACGAGGTGACGGTGAACCCCTACACCACCACCACCCCCGGCACGCCGACGCCCATGAGCCCCAGCGCCATTGCCCCCGTCGGCGGCAGCCAGGCCCACGAAAACCGCCCCCCTTTCTTGGCCCTCAACTACATCATCTGCCTGAACGGCGTGTTCCCGTCGCGCAGCTAG
- a CDS encoding phage tail protein, whose product MDEYIGMIKLFAGNYAPQNWAICNGNLISIAQNSALYSILGTTYGGNGTSTFALPDLRGRVAVGAILGQGNYPLGLIGGVETVTLTTQQMPGHTHQLVGNTATGNVASPAGAMLGAATGSISTGDEVTVNPYTTTTPGTPTPMSPSAIAPVGGSQAHENRPPFLALNYIICVNGLYPSRS is encoded by the coding sequence ATGGACGAGTACATTGGTATGATCAAACTGTTTGCGGGTAATTACGCGCCGCAGAACTGGGCTATCTGCAACGGTAACCTGATTTCAATTGCGCAGAACTCTGCCTTGTATTCTATTCTGGGTACTACTTACGGAGGCAACGGCACATCGACGTTCGCGCTGCCCGACCTGCGCGGGCGCGTGGCCGTCGGCGCCATTTTGGGCCAGGGCAATTATCCTCTGGGCTTAATCGGCGGGGTGGAGACGGTGACGCTGACGACCCAGCAGATGCCGGGCCACACCCACCAGCTGGTGGGCAACACGGCCACTGGCAACGTGGCCTCCCCCGCCGGGGCCATGCTGGGCGCGGCCACCGGCTCGATCAGCACCGGCGACGAGGTGACGGTGAACCCCTACACCACCACCACCCCCGGCACGCCGACGCCCATGAGCCCCAGCGCCATTGCCCCCGTCGGCGGTAGCCAGGCCCACGAAAACCGCCCCCCTTTCCTGGCCCTCAACTACATCATCTGCGTGAACGGGCTGTACCCATCCCGCAGCTAA
- a CDS encoding RNA polymerase sigma factor, whose amino-acid sequence MTMFYDNYGHILYNVILRIVRSESLAEDTLQESMVKIWSSFASYDANRGRLFTWALNICRNAAIDCIRTRHYHEGQKTQSLEKSTACYEMAASGFQPEHVGLRELVMRLKPNDRKIIDLLYFGGFTQAEVADELQVPLGTVKTRARAAMHALAKAAR is encoded by the coding sequence ATGACTATGTTTTATGACAACTATGGCCACATTCTCTACAACGTTATCCTGCGCATCGTCCGCTCCGAGTCCCTGGCGGAAGACACCTTGCAGGAAAGCATGGTAAAAATCTGGTCTTCATTCGCCTCCTACGATGCCAACCGCGGGCGGCTGTTTACCTGGGCCCTGAACATCTGCCGCAACGCGGCCATCGACTGCATCCGGACCCGGCACTACCACGAGGGCCAGAAAACCCAATCCCTGGAAAAAAGCACTGCCTGCTACGAAATGGCGGCTTCCGGCTTCCAGCCCGAGCACGTAGGCCTGCGCGAACTAGTCATGCGCCTCAAGCCGAACGACCGTAAAATCATTGACTTGTTGTACTTCGGGGGGTTCACTCAGGCCGAGGTAGCCGATGAGCTCCAAGTTCCGCTGGGCACCGTCAAGACGCGGGCCCGCGCCGCCATGCACGCCCTGGCCAAAGCAGCCCGGTAG
- a CDS encoding DUF2652 domain-containing protein, whose protein sequence is MGVLDDLRTARRAAGKRPVTAATAADDGMVPALLFIPDISGFTRFIQESGSVLAPQLIADLLEILVEANTLSMEVSEIQGDAILFYRLGPPPSVQEVVTQCRRIFLDFQNYLRLMERDLDSELSAALRSHDLTIKIIVHFGKVSVAQIRQFTKLMGRDVIVVHRLLKNNVTGNEYVLLSDGYLETQPAADVARSFSWTRLLRGTCLYDFLGEICYRYAYLSPLRRLLNEEGTGNGAHRGADGNALKVMSTVRVPAAYALRVLSNFRLRAHWMPGVSEVTYDLTKAGRLGTSYKVNLNRGQIDFQTVQRFEDADRIEYVEKISLFRLFPNSFLFCFIEAVDDRSCLVTLEFRYGYIASARPLIRFGQLQRMRRFMGRSIAQLARLCERMHRRRQVHGQADAS, encoded by the coding sequence ATGGGTGTATTGGACGACCTACGCACGGCCCGCCGGGCCGCCGGCAAACGACCGGTGACTGCCGCCACGGCCGCCGACGATGGTATGGTGCCCGCACTGCTGTTCATCCCCGATATCAGCGGCTTCACGCGCTTTATCCAGGAGTCGGGCAGCGTGCTGGCCCCGCAGCTCATTGCCGATCTGCTCGAAATTCTGGTGGAAGCCAACACGCTCAGCATGGAAGTCAGCGAAATTCAGGGTGACGCCATTCTGTTTTACCGCCTCGGGCCGCCGCCCTCGGTGCAGGAAGTTGTGACTCAGTGCCGGCGCATCTTCCTGGACTTTCAGAACTACCTGCGTCTGATGGAGCGCGACCTGGATTCGGAGCTGAGCGCGGCCCTGCGCAGCCACGATTTGACGATTAAGATTATCGTGCACTTTGGCAAGGTTAGCGTGGCTCAGATCCGGCAGTTTACCAAGCTGATGGGGCGCGACGTTATTGTGGTGCACCGGCTGCTGAAAAACAACGTGACCGGCAACGAGTACGTCCTGCTCTCCGATGGCTACCTGGAAACCCAGCCGGCGGCCGACGTAGCCCGCAGCTTTTCCTGGACGCGCCTGCTGCGGGGCACCTGCCTCTACGATTTTCTGGGCGAAATCTGCTACCGCTACGCCTACCTGTCGCCGCTGCGGCGGCTGCTCAACGAGGAGGGTACCGGCAACGGCGCCCACCGCGGGGCCGATGGCAACGCCCTAAAGGTGATGAGCACCGTGCGCGTACCGGCGGCTTATGCCCTGCGCGTGCTCAGCAACTTCCGGCTGCGCGCCCACTGGATGCCCGGCGTGAGCGAGGTGACGTACGACCTGACCAAGGCCGGCCGCCTGGGCACCAGCTACAAAGTCAACCTGAACCGCGGGCAGATTGACTTCCAGACCGTGCAGCGCTTCGAGGATGCCGACCGGATTGAGTACGTCGAGAAAATCTCGCTGTTCCGGCTGTTTCCCAATTCCTTCCTGTTCTGCTTTATCGAGGCCGTCGACGACCGTTCCTGCCTCGTGACGCTGGAGTTTCGCTACGGCTACATTGCCAGCGCCCGCCCCCTGATCCGGTTTGGGCAATTGCAGCGCATGCGCCGCTTCATGGGCCGGTCGATAGCGCAGCTAGCCCGCCTCTGCGAGCGAATGCACCGCCGGCGCCAGGTGCATGGCCAGGCCGATGCTTCGTAA
- a CDS encoding Pycsar system effector family protein, which yields METTETLKPAKAEILKKAKAYITTLFEEKLPKPLVYHSFKHTASTVKEAKALGEATELSGEDQEALVLAAWFHDAGYTEVYDGHEYRSMALAEQWLQSQGYPADRIALIKDIIKATHRDETAKTELQQLMVDADLSSMGREDFFANGELLRAEWETVLGRSYDSVEWAETQLDYLLSSKFMTDAAKDRYKEQFKENIKDQRKLLKKTEKKKKKREQEEQGNFAEGKRGVETMFRTTYSNHIKLSDMADKKASMMISLNAVIMSVIITYLGAKTTAIGPAFTRNPILTVPMGILLATALGSVVSAILSAQPDVTSFKWLKKSPQVATNRRVNLLFFGNFTKLSLDDFQSGMTGLMRNKDNLYTNMVTDIYYLGEVLARKYRLLRISYTIFMVGLILTALSFGIVLLYKS from the coding sequence ATGGAAACTACTGAGACGCTAAAACCGGCTAAAGCCGAAATTCTGAAAAAAGCCAAGGCCTACATCACGACGCTGTTCGAGGAAAAGCTGCCCAAGCCGCTGGTGTACCACTCCTTCAAGCACACGGCCAGCACCGTGAAAGAGGCCAAAGCCCTGGGCGAGGCCACCGAGCTAAGCGGCGAAGACCAAGAGGCCCTGGTACTGGCGGCCTGGTTTCACGACGCGGGCTACACCGAGGTCTACGACGGCCACGAATACCGCAGCATGGCCCTGGCCGAGCAGTGGCTGCAAAGCCAAGGCTACCCCGCCGACCGGATTGCCCTGATAAAAGACATCATCAAGGCCACACACCGCGACGAAACGGCCAAAACCGAGCTGCAGCAGCTGATGGTGGACGCCGACCTGAGCAGCATGGGCCGCGAGGATTTCTTTGCCAACGGCGAGCTGCTGCGGGCCGAGTGGGAAACCGTGCTGGGCCGCAGCTACGACAGCGTGGAGTGGGCCGAAACCCAGCTCGACTACCTGCTCTCCTCCAAGTTCATGACCGACGCAGCCAAGGACCGGTACAAGGAGCAGTTCAAGGAAAACATCAAGGACCAGCGCAAGCTGCTGAAGAAGACCGAGAAGAAAAAGAAGAAGCGGGAGCAGGAAGAGCAGGGCAACTTCGCCGAGGGCAAGCGGGGCGTCGAAACGATGTTCCGGACCACCTACAGCAACCACATCAAGCTCTCGGACATGGCCGACAAGAAGGCCAGCATGATGATCAGCCTCAACGCGGTGATTATGTCGGTTATTATTACCTACCTCGGGGCCAAAACCACGGCCATCGGGCCGGCCTTCACCCGCAACCCCATCCTGACGGTGCCGATGGGCATTCTGCTGGCTACGGCTCTGGGCTCGGTGGTATCGGCCATCCTGTCGGCCCAGCCCGACGTGACCAGCTTTAAGTGGCTCAAGAAAAGTCCGCAGGTGGCTACCAACCGCCGCGTAAACCTGCTCTTCTTCGGCAACTTCACCAAGCTCAGCCTCGACGATTTCCAGAGCGGCATGACGGGCCTGATGCGCAACAAAGACAACCTCTACACCAACATGGTGACGGACATTTATTACCTGGGCGAGGTGCTGGCCCGCAAGTACCGGCTGCTGCGCATCAGCTACACCATCTTCATGGTCGGCCTGATTCTGACGGCCTTGTCCTTCGGCATCGTGCTGCTCTACAAGTCGTAG
- a CDS encoding metallophosphoesterase, producing MTTAFAQKSQTPHPTRPNYNHGAENWESKTPPDSSRIRYSIFLIGDVGKPVAKADGGEPSLNFLHQQIVKAGSKSTTIFLGDNVYEYGMPREGAYDRKVSEERMIGQLETLRGYAGEKYMIPGNHDWKQGQTGGVDQVNREQLFVENYLTSDSAAFPFTGDFFIPRDACPGPFEVRLQDDILMIAINSQWFLQTNGERPYGGNSGCGVANETDFFTQLEDIIQRNQNRNIMVIAHHPLFSDGIHGGYFTLADHFFPLSIVYKYAFLPLPIIGSVYPFARKYGGVSQDIPHPQYQAYKKGLMEIFDKYPNVIYAAGHEHNLQYFKIGSTHEIVSGSGCKTQHVRPGKSGDAMFSDKEKGWSRVNYYDNGEVWTEFWIPNDKGESGRLVFRTPLYAKETKVVAQIQEVKNVKRPNFRDSTVTMAVNKNYDERGKFHRFLFGEHYRKEWATPVTFPVLDMATERGGLEPYKIGGGKQTASLKVRNEEGRNYTLRGLNKDPAAVLPEALREGAAKDILQDQISAQHPFGAFPVAVLGTTAGILHTNPQPVFIPQDPLLGQYYERFSNTPAMIEEDAKDDQSNVASLGNAENLVGTDKVMERLIDDNDNRVNEKAFARSRLFDMWIGDWDRHEDQWRWAETKDKDGDRKFTAVPEDRDIAFFKGDGLLPYLASRKWAIRNFQNFGYDYADYKGLNLTALANDRVFLASVTKEDWVKLAEKMKADLTDAEIEKAFRSQWPKEIYDLHGPEIIAKLKSRRDLLPQLAADYYGTLNAIAEVKGSSKREKFEVERLEGDKTHVKVTKINKEGKLTKTLFDKTFDKETKEIRLYGFSGRDIYNVSGQSKGGSLLRIIGGTDRDSITDNSRVGGLGHKTQIYDADTGNVINAGKEARLRLQPGTEVSQYDTHPRTDRKDYSLNYFGPALYFGYNVDDRLFFGGGATYRTYSFRKAPFSTEQTLAANYSPSQQAYNVRYNGQFVDVIGRYDLLVNAQLYGPQLLYNFFGEGNDTRNELLGSDDRVRNRDINDTYRVRFSRLYVSPVLERDVFSFLKVGIGPQYDQFRVQRNPIGSQIAAGLDPSNNGREGTAAVGIRSSDFGMNRYLGGRAYLNIDAASSPKNPRIGLRWYNEVQQNYQLNAEQLNFGRITSEFRFYLTPNFPFQLTWAGRIGAARNWGDYRFYQTNTLGGTTNLRGYRRTRYAGRSTVYANAEARLQLFSFNAYLVPGKFGILGLADAGRVYSAYDTRSGIDAFHTGFGGGVWVDVLKQAVINATYSVGEEKLVFVGFDFLF from the coding sequence ATGACCACTGCTTTTGCCCAAAAATCTCAAACGCCTCACCCAACCCGGCCCAATTATAACCACGGCGCGGAAAACTGGGAAAGCAAAACCCCGCCCGACAGCAGCCGCATTCGTTACTCCATCTTCCTGATCGGCGACGTGGGCAAGCCCGTCGCGAAAGCCGACGGGGGCGAACCGTCGCTGAACTTTTTGCACCAGCAGATCGTGAAGGCCGGCTCTAAAAGCACCACCATTTTCCTGGGCGACAACGTGTACGAGTACGGCATGCCCCGCGAGGGCGCCTACGACCGCAAGGTGTCGGAGGAGCGCATGATCGGGCAGCTCGAAACCCTGCGCGGCTACGCCGGCGAGAAGTACATGATTCCGGGCAACCACGACTGGAAGCAGGGCCAGACCGGCGGCGTCGACCAGGTAAATCGCGAGCAGCTGTTCGTGGAAAATTACCTGACCAGCGACTCGGCGGCCTTTCCCTTCACCGGCGACTTTTTCATCCCGCGCGATGCTTGCCCCGGCCCGTTTGAGGTGCGCCTGCAGGACGACATTCTGATGATTGCCATCAACTCGCAGTGGTTTCTGCAAACCAACGGCGAGCGGCCCTACGGCGGCAACAGCGGCTGCGGCGTAGCCAACGAAACCGACTTCTTCACCCAGCTCGAAGACATCATTCAGCGGAATCAGAACCGCAACATCATGGTCATTGCCCACCACCCGCTGTTTTCGGATGGTATTCACGGGGGCTACTTCACCCTGGCCGACCATTTCTTTCCGCTTTCCATCGTCTATAAGTACGCGTTTCTGCCCCTGCCCATCATCGGCTCGGTGTATCCGTTTGCCCGTAAGTACGGCGGGGTCAGCCAGGATATTCCCCATCCGCAGTACCAGGCCTACAAGAAGGGGCTGATGGAGATTTTCGACAAGTACCCCAACGTCATCTACGCCGCCGGCCACGAGCACAACCTGCAGTATTTCAAGATAGGCTCGACGCACGAAATCGTGAGCGGCTCGGGCTGCAAAACCCAGCACGTGCGCCCCGGCAAGAGCGGCGACGCCATGTTCTCGGACAAGGAAAAAGGCTGGTCGCGCGTCAATTACTACGACAACGGCGAGGTCTGGACCGAGTTCTGGATTCCCAACGACAAGGGCGAAAGTGGCCGGCTGGTGTTCCGCACCCCGCTCTACGCCAAGGAAACCAAGGTGGTAGCCCAGATTCAGGAAGTGAAGAACGTGAAGCGGCCCAACTTCCGGGACAGCACCGTGACGATGGCCGTGAACAAGAACTACGACGAGCGGGGCAAGTTTCACCGCTTCCTGTTCGGCGAGCATTACCGCAAGGAGTGGGCCACGCCCGTCACCTTTCCGGTGCTCGACATGGCCACGGAGCGGGGTGGCCTGGAGCCCTACAAAATCGGGGGCGGCAAGCAGACGGCCTCGCTGAAGGTGCGCAACGAGGAAGGCCGCAACTACACCCTGCGCGGCCTGAACAAGGACCCCGCCGCGGTACTGCCCGAGGCCCTGCGCGAAGGCGCGGCCAAGGATATTCTGCAGGACCAGATTTCGGCCCAGCACCCGTTTGGCGCCTTCCCGGTGGCCGTGCTGGGCACCACGGCCGGCATTCTGCATACCAACCCGCAGCCGGTCTTTATTCCCCAGGACCCGCTGCTGGGCCAGTACTACGAGCGGTTTTCGAACACGCCGGCCATGATTGAGGAAGACGCCAAGGACGACCAGAGCAACGTGGCCTCGCTGGGCAACGCCGAAAACCTGGTGGGCACCGACAAGGTGATGGAGCGGCTGATCGACGACAACGACAACCGCGTCAACGAAAAAGCCTTTGCCCGCTCCCGCCTCTTCGACATGTGGATTGGCGACTGGGACCGGCACGAGGACCAGTGGCGCTGGGCCGAAACCAAGGACAAGGACGGGGACCGGAAGTTCACGGCCGTGCCCGAAGACCGCGACATTGCCTTCTTCAAGGGCGACGGGCTGCTGCCTTACCTGGCGTCGCGCAAGTGGGCCATCCGCAACTTCCAGAACTTCGGCTACGACTACGCCGACTACAAGGGCCTCAACCTGACGGCCCTGGCCAACGACCGGGTGTTTCTGGCCTCGGTGACCAAGGAAGACTGGGTGAAGCTGGCCGAGAAGATGAAGGCCGACCTGACCGACGCCGAAATCGAAAAGGCCTTCCGCAGCCAGTGGCCCAAGGAAATCTACGACCTGCACGGCCCCGAAATCATTGCCAAGCTCAAGAGCCGCCGCGACCTGCTGCCCCAGCTGGCCGCCGACTACTACGGCACGCTCAACGCCATTGCGGAGGTGAAAGGCAGCTCGAAGCGCGAGAAGTTTGAAGTGGAGCGCCTCGAAGGCGACAAAACCCACGTGAAGGTCACCAAGATCAACAAGGAAGGCAAGCTGACCAAAACCCTGTTCGACAAGACATTCGACAAGGAAACCAAGGAAATCCGCCTCTACGGCTTCTCGGGCCGGGATATTTACAACGTGTCGGGCCAGTCGAAGGGCGGCTCGTTGCTGCGCATCATCGGCGGCACCGACCGGGACTCGATTACCGACAACTCCCGCGTGGGCGGCCTGGGCCACAAAACCCAGATCTACGACGCCGACACCGGCAACGTCATCAACGCGGGCAAGGAAGCCCGCCTGCGGTTGCAGCCCGGCACCGAGGTCAGCCAGTACGACACCCACCCGCGCACCGACCGCAAAGACTACAGCCTGAACTACTTCGGTCCGGCCCTGTACTTTGGCTACAACGTCGACGACCGGCTGTTTTTCGGCGGCGGGGCAACCTACCGCACCTACAGCTTCCGCAAAGCGCCCTTCTCGACCGAGCAGACCCTGGCGGCCAACTACTCGCCCTCGCAGCAGGCCTACAACGTGCGCTACAACGGGCAGTTCGTGGATGTCATCGGCCGCTACGACCTGCTGGTGAATGCCCAGCTCTACGGCCCGCAGCTGCTCTACAACTTCTTTGGCGAAGGCAACGACACCCGCAACGAGCTGCTGGGCTCAGACGACCGAGTCCGCAACCGCGACATCAACGACACCTACCGGGTGCGCTTCTCGCGCCTCTACGTGAGCCCCGTGCTGGAGCGCGACGTGTTCAGCTTCCTGAAGGTGGGCATCGGGCCGCAGTACGACCAGTTCCGGGTGCAGCGCAACCCCATCGGCAGCCAGATTGCGGCCGGTCTCGACCCGAGCAACAACGGCCGGGAAGGTACTGCCGCCGTGGGCATCCGCTCCTCCGACTTCGGCATGAACCGCTACCTGGGTGGCCGGGCCTATCTGAACATCGACGCGGCCAGTTCGCCCAAAAACCCGCGCATCGGTTTGCGCTGGTACAACGAGGTGCAGCAGAACTACCAGCTCAATGCCGAGCAGCTCAACTTCGGCCGCATCACCTCCGAGTTCCGCTTCTACCTCACGCCCAACTTCCCCTTCCAGCTCACCTGGGCCGGGCGCATCGGGGCCGCCCGCAACTGGGGCGACTACCGCTTCTACCAGACCAACACGCTGGGCGGCACCACCAACCTGCGCGGCTACCGCCGCACGCGCTACGCGGGCCGCAGCACGGTGTATGCCAACGCCGAAGCCCGCCTGCAGCTGTTCTCCTTCAACGCCTACCTGGTGCCCGGCAAGTTCGGCATCCTGGGCCTGGCCGATGCGGGCCGCGTGTACTCGGCCTACGACACCCGCTCGGGCATCGACGCCTTCCACACCGGGTTTGGCGGCGGCGTCTGGGTCGACGTGCTCAAGCAAGCCGTTATCAATGCTACTTACTCGGTAGGGGAGGAAAAGCTGGTGTTCGTCGGCTTCGACTTCCTGTTTTAA
- a CDS encoding DUF6268 family outer membrane beta-barrel protein gives MKTRSVLPVTIPVRHFLLSAGFSGLALAAQAQVTPTTPVYPLPAPSATDTTAAGVDAQQFATPSVVGMGPSKGLIFHYERVPRFNVATNGQSVGLADYNTQATKNARLIIKGYIPMLNHPHLKLILGVNYEREEFQFRDRPTGFELYDNIENKGLKTLGTQLAVIRPVNEVNWYIFRVKGELSGDYTSSELNVSDYLRVSSEFLYGWKRSPMFSWGVGVQLGYTFGRFSPYPALLYNRTFNKHWGIEALFPARVTARYNASPRSLFFAGYSVDGLNYIVKQRTPLVRKLENGQVDQGKTVLRTLELRETEVKFRARWEREIYDFLWFGLEGGYRYNYAFDAFDRTNSDREKIIDSKLANAPYASVELFIVPPRKFLKRQ, from the coding sequence ATGAAGACTCGCTCCGTATTGCCGGTTACTATTCCCGTTCGCCACTTTCTGCTTTCCGCCGGTTTCAGCGGCCTTGCCCTGGCCGCGCAGGCGCAGGTAACGCCCACCACGCCGGTGTATCCGCTGCCGGCCCCATCGGCCACCGATACAACTGCCGCCGGCGTCGATGCCCAGCAATTCGCCACGCCCTCGGTCGTGGGCATGGGGCCCAGCAAAGGTCTGATCTTCCATTACGAGCGGGTGCCGCGCTTCAACGTGGCCACCAACGGGCAGAGCGTGGGCCTAGCTGACTACAACACCCAGGCCACCAAAAATGCCCGCCTGATCATTAAAGGCTACATTCCGATGCTGAACCACCCCCACCTCAAGCTGATTCTGGGGGTGAACTATGAGCGGGAGGAGTTTCAGTTCCGGGACCGGCCCACCGGCTTCGAGCTCTACGACAACATCGAAAACAAGGGCCTGAAAACCCTGGGCACCCAGCTGGCCGTTATCCGGCCCGTCAACGAGGTGAACTGGTACATCTTCCGGGTGAAGGGCGAGCTGAGCGGCGACTATACGTCCTCGGAGCTGAACGTATCCGACTACCTGCGGGTGTCGTCGGAGTTTCTGTACGGCTGGAAGCGCAGCCCCATGTTTTCGTGGGGCGTGGGCGTGCAGCTGGGCTACACTTTCGGCCGCTTCAGTCCCTACCCGGCCCTGCTCTACAACCGCACGTTCAACAAGCACTGGGGGATTGAGGCCCTGTTTCCGGCCCGCGTTACGGCCCGCTACAACGCCTCGCCCCGGTCCCTGTTTTTTGCCGGCTACTCCGTCGACGGCCTCAACTACATCGTGAAGCAACGCACGCCGCTGGTCCGCAAGCTGGAAAACGGCCAGGTCGACCAGGGCAAAACGGTGCTGCGTACCCTGGAGCTGCGCGAAACGGAAGTCAAGTTCCGGGCCCGCTGGGAGCGGGAAATCTACGATTTCCTCTGGTTTGGCCTGGAAGGCGGCTACCGCTACAACTACGCTTTCGACGCCTTCGACCGCACCAACTCCGACCGGGAGAAAATCATCGACAGCAAGCTGGCCAACGCCCCCTACGCCAGCGTCGAGCTGTTTATCGTGCCCCCGCGCAAGTTCCTGAAGCGGCAGTAA